One segment of Cerasicoccus sp. TK19100 DNA contains the following:
- a CDS encoding 50S ribosomal protein L25, translating into MSEHLLSVQKREGIGRGNSRRLRAQGLIPAVIYGKSGNRNLAVAERDFQMLLREVAGSTAVITLKDDADQTIDALIHETQRDPLTDRFRHIDFLEVVAGQLIHAHIPVHVTGESIGVKNGGVLDTPVHELEIHCMPRNLPEYVEINVSDLKIGDAIHLEDLPAIEGVTFDGEPDMVIVAVAEPAKVESSETEEAEEGEAKEKAEAE; encoded by the coding sequence ATGAGCGAACACCTCCTGTCCGTACAAAAACGTGAGGGCATCGGCCGTGGTAATTCACGCCGCCTGCGCGCACAGGGCTTGATCCCTGCAGTCATCTACGGTAAGAGCGGCAACCGCAATCTTGCGGTTGCCGAACGAGATTTCCAGATGCTGCTGCGCGAAGTCGCCGGGTCCACTGCCGTGATCACCCTCAAAGACGACGCAGATCAGACCATCGATGCGCTGATCCACGAAACCCAGCGCGATCCGCTCACGGACCGCTTCCGCCATATTGACTTCTTGGAAGTCGTTGCCGGTCAACTCATTCACGCGCACATCCCAGTTCACGTGACTGGCGAATCCATCGGCGTCAAGAACGGTGGCGTGCTCGACACTCCAGTCCACGAACTGGAAATCCACTGCATGCCGCGCAACTTGCCGGAATACGTTGAAATCAACGTTTCCGACCTCAAGATCGGCGACGCGATCCACCTGGAAGATCTGCCCGCAATCGAAGGCGTTACCTTCGACGGCGAGCCCGACATGGTGATCGTAGCCGTTGCTGAACCGGCCAAGGTCGAAAGCAGCGAAACCGAGGAAGCCGAAGAGGGCGAAGCCAAAGAAAAGGCTGAAGCCGAGTAA
- the pth gene encoding aminoacyl-tRNA hydrolase translates to MAVTVIAGLGNPGLEYRDTRHNVGFQVVDQLAADCRGEWKLQKKLHAQTAKVNFAGESIVLVKPETYMNESGVAVGAMMRYLKAPVDSVVVIYDEINLDLGRCKVSIRGSNGGHNGVASLLQHLGNGFVRYRIGIGSNPHKGKLTNWVLGKFNSEEKTLIESRIPEYINGLRLLVEQGTTVAMNQINTRIPTQSNNEPDSNE, encoded by the coding sequence ATGGCCGTAACCGTCATCGCCGGACTGGGAAACCCCGGACTGGAGTATCGTGACACTCGTCATAATGTCGGATTCCAGGTCGTGGATCAATTAGCCGCCGATTGCCGTGGCGAGTGGAAGCTGCAGAAGAAGCTGCATGCCCAAACTGCCAAGGTAAATTTTGCCGGCGAATCAATTGTCCTCGTTAAGCCTGAAACTTACATGAATGAGAGCGGTGTCGCGGTTGGTGCCATGATGCGCTACCTGAAGGCCCCAGTCGATTCCGTTGTGGTAATCTACGACGAGATAAATCTCGATCTGGGGCGCTGCAAGGTATCTATCCGCGGCAGTAATGGCGGGCATAATGGCGTGGCAAGCCTGCTCCAACATTTGGGCAACGGCTTCGTCCGCTATCGGATCGGCATTGGTAGCAACCCCCACAAAGGGAAGCTTACCAATTGGGTCCTTGGCAAATTCAACAGCGAAGAAAAAACACTTATTGAATCGCGTATCCCCGAGTATATCAACGGCTTGCGACTGCTAGTCGAGCAGGGGACCACCGTCGCGATGAATCAGATTAACACCCGAATTCCCACACAGTCGAACAATGAGCCAGACAGCAACGAATAA
- a CDS encoding 30S ribosomal protein S6, whose product MSQTATNKRYRATFILDTRNYSESIETLIDSIKENINGLGANVTNVKNNGTKEFIRVTDRRMPSGIYLEIDIEAGSDLPAQIQERFRLDKTVNRILVQSA is encoded by the coding sequence ATGAGCCAGACAGCAACGAATAAGCGCTACCGCGCAACCTTTATCCTCGATACCCGCAACTACAGCGAGTCCATCGAAACCCTGATCGATTCCATCAAGGAAAACATCAACGGCCTTGGAGCCAACGTGACCAACGTGAAGAACAACGGCACCAAGGAGTTCATTCGCGTGACCGATCGCCGCATGCCCAGTGGCATCTACCTCGAAATTGACATCGAGGCCGGCAGCGATCTGCCTGCGCAAATCCAGGAGCGTTTCCGCCTCGATAAGACGGTGAACCGCATCCTCGTCCAGAGCGCCTAA
- a CDS encoding single-stranded DNA-binding protein — MASFNKVILMGNLVAEPEMRVTPGGMSICKFTIAVNRQFTTKEGEQREEVAYVDIDSFGRSAEVISKYLGKGSPILVEGRLRQDKWETPQGEKRSKLMVVCESFKFVGGRDGESNGGGGNEGYERSAPPPRQTKAAPTQEDDFDEDVPF, encoded by the coding sequence ATGGCATCTTTCAATAAAGTCATCCTCATGGGCAACCTCGTTGCGGAACCCGAAATGCGGGTCACGCCAGGGGGCATGTCCATTTGCAAATTCACCATCGCGGTGAATCGCCAATTTACCACGAAAGAGGGCGAGCAGCGCGAGGAAGTGGCTTACGTCGACATTGATTCCTTTGGCCGCAGCGCCGAAGTGATCTCCAAATACCTCGGCAAAGGCAGCCCAATTTTAGTGGAAGGCCGTTTGCGTCAAGATAAGTGGGAAACACCGCAAGGCGAAAAGCGCAGCAAGCTAATGGTCGTCTGTGAGTCGTTTAAGTTCGTTGGTGGCCGCGATGGCGAGTCCAACGGCGGAGGAGGTAACGAAGGCTACGAGCGCTCGGCACCGCCACCACGTCAAACCAAGGCCGCGCCAACCCAGGAAGACGACTTCGACGAAGACGTTCCGTTCTGA